In Palaemon carinicauda isolate YSFRI2023 chromosome 28, ASM3689809v2, whole genome shotgun sequence, a single genomic region encodes these proteins:
- the LOC137621784 gene encoding trichohyalin-like gives MPSANLKLESKHNRVIQEQKLHRESKHNKVIQERKLHRESKYTRRIQERKLHTESKYTRRIQERKLYTESKYTRRIQERKLHTESKYTRRIQERKLHTESKYTRNIQERKLHRESKYTRRIQERKLHRESKYTRRIQERKLHRESKYTRRIQERKLHRESKYTRRIQERKLHTESKYTRRIQERKLHRESKYTRRIQERKLHTESKHNRVIQERKRRKHNRAIQDRKIPRESKHKRGIHEQKFHRESKNNRGIQDRKLHTESKHKRGIQERKLHRESKHKIGIQEQKLHRESKHKRGIQERKFHRESKHKRGIKERKLHRESKHKIGIQERKLHRESKHKRGIQE, from the exons atgccatctgcaaatctcaagtt GGAGAGCAAGCACAACAGAGTAATTCAAGAACAAAAACTTCATAGGGAGAGCAAGCACAACAAAGTAATTCAAGAACGAAAACTTCATAGGGAGAGCAAGTACACAAGAAGAATTCAAGAACGAAAGCTTCATACGGAGAGCAAGTACACAAGAAGAATTCAAGAACGAAAACTTTATACGGAGAGCAAGTACACAAGAAGAATTCAAGAACGAAAGCTTCATACGGAGAGCAAGTACACAAGAAGAATTCAAGAACGAAAACTTCATACGGAGAGCAAGTACACAAGAAATATTCAAGAACGAAAACTTCATAGGGAGAGCAAGTACACAAGAAGAATTCAAGAACGAAAACTTCATAGGGAGAGCAAGTACACAAGAAGAATTCAAGAACGAAAACTTCATAGGGAGAGCAAGTACACAAGAAGAATTCAAGAACGAAAACTTCATAGGGAAAGCAAGTACACAAGAAGAATTCAAGAACGAAAACTTCATACGGAGAGCAAGTACACAAGAAGAATTCAAGAACGAAAACTTCATAGGGAGAGCAAGTACACAAGAAGAATTCAAGAACGAAAACTTCATACGGAGAGCAAGCACAACAGAGTAATTCAAGAACGAAAAAGGAGAAAGCACAACAGAGCAATTCAAGATCGAAAAATTCCTAGGGAGAGCAAGCATAAAAGAGGAATTCACGAACAAAAATTTCATAGGGAGAGCAAGAACAACAGAGGAATTCAAGATCGAAAACTTCATACGGAGAGTAAGCACAAAAGAGGAATTCAAGAACGAAAACTTCATAGGGAGAGCAAGCACAAAATAGGAATTCAAGAACAAAAGCTTCATAGGGAGAGCAAGCACAAAAGAGGAATTCAAGAACGAAAATTTCATAGGGAGAGCAAGCACAAAAGAGGAATTAAAGAACGAAAACTTCATCGCGAGAGCAAGCACAAAATAGGAATTCAAGAACGAAAACTTCATAGGGAGAGCAAGCACAAAAGAGGAATTCAAGAATGA